The sequence below is a genomic window from Kitasatospora kifunensis.
CAACGGCACCGCCACCACGGCCGGCACGGTGGCCACCCTCACCGCGGACGGGCAGAAGTTCGCGGCCGGCTCGGTGGTCAACAGCACCCCGGTGCCTTCCGCCGGACTGCACGTCAGCTTCACCGCACAGCTCGGTGGCGCGGGCGCCAACGGCGCGGACGGGCTGGCCCTGGCGCTGCTCGACCCGGCCGGCGCCGGCGCCAACTCGCTCGGCGCGGACGGCGGTTCGCTGGGCGTCGGCGGGCTGCCCGCCACCTACGTCGGCTTGCAGACCTACCCGGGGGCCGGCGTCAACTCCTACAACTTCGCCTCGATCGGCACCAGCGGCACGGCGGGCGGAGCACTGACCACCGCGCAGTCCAGCACCGCGATCCCCGCACTGCGCGGGGCCACCCACACCATCGACGTCCAGGTCAACCCGGCCGGACGGCTGGTGGTCTCGCTCGACGGCAGTCAGGTCATGGAGAGCGCCGTCACGCTGCCGCCCACCGTGCTGGTGGCGTTCACCGGCGGGGCGGGCGGGCTGTGCGACAACCACATGGTGGCCAGCCCCACCGTCAGCTACCGCGCGCTCGCGTGAACGGAGAAACCGCGGTGACCGCCACCTTGGAAACACCACCCGCGCACCGCTCGAGCGCGCTCGGCTCCTACGAGAACGCCCAACCACCGGCCGCCTACCGCGAGCCCGGGCGCCTCGCCGTGTGGGGCGGGCGGGCCGCGCTGGCCGGTGGCGGCGCCGGCATCGCCTGGTACCAGCCGGGGCCGCTGCTACCGCTGGCCACCCTGCTGCTCGGCGTCTGCCTGGCCTGGGTCGGTGGCTGGCACGGCCGCAGCCTGCGGCTGATCGCGCTGGCCCTGGCCGTGTACGTGAGCGCCGTCGACTACCTGTCCTGGCGCCTGTCGGTGCTCTCCTGGTCCGGCTGGTGGATCGGCCTGCCGCTCTTCCTGGCCGAACTGCACGCCGCCGTCCACACGGTGGGTCTGCACGTGACCATCTGGCCGCGTCGGCCCGAACCACCGCGGCTGGACCAACTCCCCTGCCGCCAGCCGGTCTTCGTCTTCGTGCCGACCGTCGACGAAGGCACCGCGATCGTCGGCGAGACCCTGGCCGGCATCCTGGCCGCCCGCGAGCGCTACCTCGCCGAACACCCGCACGCCAGCATCACCGTGGTGGTCTGCAACGACGGCGGGGTGGCCGGCGCCGACTGCAGCGCGGCCGTGATCGCGCTCTGCGAGCGGCTCGGCGTGATCTGCGTGACCCGCACGGTGGGCGGCGGCGCCAAGGCCGGCAACATCGAGCACGCCCGCCAACTGCTGGGCGCCACCGGGGATGCGCTGCTGGTGGTCTTCGACGCCGACCAGGTCCCGCGCGAGGAGTTCTTCCTGCGCTCGCTGGCCCCGCTGGCCGACTCCCGGGTGGGCTGGGTGCAGTCCGGCCAGTTCTACGGCAACCGGGAGAACCCGGTGGCCCGTTGGGCCGACGACCAGCAGTCGCTCTTCTACCGGCTGCTCTGCCCCGGAAAGGCGCTGCACGACTCGGCGTTCATCTGCGGCACCAACGTGGTGCTGCGGGCGGCCGCCCTGGACGAGATCGGCGGCCTGCCGACCGACTCGGTCACCGAGGACTTCGCCGCCTCGATCCGGCTGGCCCCGCGCTGGCGCAGCGTCTACCTCACCGAGGTGCTGGCCGTCGGTCTCGGCCCGGTCGACCTCGCCTCCTACCTCAAGCAGCAGGAGCGTTGGGCCCGCGGCACCCTCTCGGTGCTGCGCAGCCACTGGCGCGACCTGCTGCTGCCCCGGCGCGGCGGCCTGCGCGCCGGGCAGCGCCTGCAGTACGGCCTCGCGGTGACCCACTACCTGTCCGGGATAAGGGACTTGGTCTTCCTGCTGGCGCCCGTGCTCTACCTGGCGACCGGCGCCACCGGGGTGCGCGGCGCGACGCTCGGCTCGTTCCTGGCGCACTTCGCGCCGTACTACCTGCTGGCCAGCGTGGCGTTCGCGCACGCCGCCTGGCGCACCACCAGCTGGCGCAGCATCGTGGTGGGCTTCGGCTCCTTCCCCGCGCTGATCCGGGCCGCCTGGATGACGCTGATCGGAAACCACGGCCGCTTCACCCTCACGCCCAAGCGGCGCACCGCGGGCTCCGCCTGGCGCACCGCGCGCTGGCACCTGGTCTCGCTGTCGGCCTGTGCGGGCGCGCTGGTGCTGGCGGTCACCGTGCACCGTCAACCGGCCTACTACCTGGCCGCGTTCTGGCTGGCGTACCTGTGCGTGCTGACCGGGCTCTACCTCTCGCTGGTGCGCCAGGACGCGCGGGCCGCCGCCGCGCCGGCCGCTGAGGCGTCGGTGGCCCGGGTGGTGCGCGGCGAGGAGCCGCGCCCGGTGGGCCGGGGCCCGCGCCACCGGGCACGCCAACTGCCGCCCCGGGTCCGCAAGATGCTCCCGGCCGGTGCGCTGGCCTGCGTGCTGGCCGTGGTCGCGGGCTCCGCCGTGGTGTCCAGCGCGGGCGACGCGAGGGCCTCGGCCGGTCCGGCGCCCACCGCCCTGCCCGGGCGGCCACGGGTGGGCCTGACCTCGGTGACGGACAGTCAGCTGGCCATGTTGCAAAAGAGCTTGGGTCTGACCTCGATGGGCCTGCGCGGGCGCACCGACGAGATCGACGCGCAGTTCGACACCGGGTGGGCCACCGCGGCCGGTGCCGGCGGCGGCGTGCCCTGGCAGACCCTGGTGCTCTCGCGGCACGGGCAGCCGCAGTTGGACTCCTCACTGACCGCCGTGGCCAACGGCAGTGACGACGCCGCACTGCGGCGCTGGGCCCGGGAGATCGCGCGCTACGCCAAGCCCGTCTACCTCACCGTGCTGCCCGAGGCGGACCGCAACTACGCGGCCAGTTCGGCGGTGGCCCGCGGCGGCATCCCGCAGGATGTGGGGCCGGCCTGGAGCCGGATCCGGCAGCTCTTCCACGACGCGGGGGCGACCAACGTCGGCTGGGTCTGGGGCCCCGCCGATCCCGGCCACGACCAGCCCTACACTCCCCCGGCGCAGGCCGTGGACGCGGTGGCGGTGACGCTCTTCGAGTACCCGGGCACGAGCTGGGCCGACCCGGCGCGCGCGTTGGCCTCGGCCGCGGCGGCGCACCCGGGCAAACCGCTGCTGGTGGACGTCAGCCTGGCCGGTGCGCCCGAGCAGCGGGCGGCCTGGCTGGAGCAGCTCGGCGCGGCCCTCGCCGCCCGCCGCGACGTGGCCGGCCTGGTCTACCAGGAGACCGGCCCGGAGCTCGACCCGAGCGGAGCCGCCGCCCACCGCTGGTCACTGACGGCCGACCCGCTCACCGCCGAGGCCGCGGGCCGACTGCTGCGCACCATCGCCATTGCCGGAGGAAGTTGAGTGACCGTCACCACCGTTGCCAAGGGCGCGGACCGTGCGGTGGGCGACGCAGCCGCCAGCCTGCTCGGCCGGTTCGCGGCCAGCCGTCAGTGGGTCGCCGCGCGGAGCAGGATCCCGCTCTTCGGCCTGCTGATGCTGCAAGCCGCGCTCAGCTGGCGACTTGACAACAGCGCCTTCCAGGACGAGTCGCTCTACCTCTACGCGGGCCATCGCGAGCTGGCCCAACTCCTGCACCACACACCGACCTTCGACAACTACTCGGCCTACTTCTCCGGCGCCCCCTTCCTCTACCCGGTGTTGGGCGCGCTCGCCGATCACGTCGCGGGGCTCGCCGGGGCACGCGCGCTGAGCCTGCTCTTCATGCTGGCCACCACCGGACTGCTGCACGCCCTGACCCGGCGGCTGTTCGGCCGCCCGGCCGCACTGCTGGCCGCGGCCGTCTTCGCGGTGACCGGGCCGACGCTCTTCCTGGGGCACCTGGCCACCTACGACGCGATGGCGCTCTTCCTGCTGGCGCTGGCCGCGTGGGCGGCCGTGCGCACGGCCGCCCTGCCCGCGCTCACCGCAGCACTGGTCGCCCCGCCGCTGGTGCTGGCCGCGTTCACCAAGTACGCGGCGCTGCTCTACCTCCCCACCGTGCTGGCCCTGGTGGTGCTGGCCGCCGTCCCGGGGCGCGGCTGGTGGCGGGGTCTGCTGCGCGGCGCGCTGGTGCTGGCGGCCGCGGCGGGCTGCGGGTACGGGGTGATCGCGCTGGCGGGCCGCTCCTTCGTGGCCGGGGTGCGGAGCACCACCACGGCGCGGCAGTCCGGCACCGACCCCACCGGGCTGCTGGTGCGCCACTCGGTGGAGTACGGCGGCGCGGTCTTCCTGCTGGCGATCGCGGGCGCGGTGCTACTGGTTCGACACCGGCCCGCCGGGGCCGCTGGGCGTCCGGGCCGGTTCGCGCTGGGCCTGCTGCTCACCGGAACCGCGCTGCTCGCCCCGGCGTACCAGATCCACCTGCACACCCTCACCTCGCTGCACAAGCACGTCGGCTACGGCCTCTTCTTCGCCGCGCCGATGGCCGGCTACGCGCTCTCCAGGCTGCTCGGCTCCCGGCTGCACGACCCGCGCCGACTCGGTCTGGCGCTGGCCAGTTGCCTGCTGGTCGCGGGGCTGGGCATCCAGCAGTCGGCGCAGCTGTTCCGGCAGTGGCCGGATGCGACCGGGCTGGTCCAGGCGCTGCGCACCCAGGTCCGGCCGATCACCGGGCGCTACCTGGCCGAGGAGTCCGAGGTGCCCCGCTACTACCTGCGCGACCTGGTGCAGCCCTACCAGTGGTCGGGCACCTACTTCTTCGACTACACCGACAAGAAGGGGCGGCACTACACCGGCGTGCCCGCCTACAAGGCCGCGATCGCCGACCGCTACTTCGATCTGATCGTGCTGCGCTACGGCCCCACCGCGGCCCTGGACCGGCAGATCGACGGGGACCTGACGGCCGGGCACGGCTACCAGCTGATCGCCAAGGTCCGGGCGGACAGCGGCTACGGCTCGGGCACCTGGTTCGTCTGGCGCGCCGACGGCACCTGAGCGCGCGTCGGCAGCAGTGGACTGACCGATCGTCAAGTGCCGTGCACGGCACTTGAGCACGTGAGTTGTGTCACTTCGCGCGCGGATTAACGCTTTCCTTGCTTACTCCTGGGTAGCTTGATGGTCGCGCCGAGTGACCGACACCAGATCGACCGAAACGGGCTGACCGCCGGCGCGCTCATCAGCGTGTTCATCAGCGCATGAGCTGGCCGGTAGGTGCTGCGGCCGGCAGTCGCGCACCGCAGGGACAACCGATGGAGGGGACCATGACGTCCGACGTGGGGTACAGCCGTTTCGAAGCCCTTGGCGCGTACCTGCCACCAGCGATCCAGTCCACGCCCGACCTGGTCGCCAGCGTGGCGCAGGTGCCGGACGTACCACTGGAGCGCATCACCGGCGTGCGGGAGCGGCGGGTGTACGACCCGCGGCCCGAGGCCGGCGAGGACTCCTACGGGCTGGCCCTGAAGGCGGCCGAGGACGCACTCGCCCACTCCCGCTACCAGGGCGCCGAGCTGGACGTGGTGATCTCCACCTCGATCACCCGGTTCAAGGACGGCGACGACTTCTACTTCGAGCCCTCCTTCGCCGCGCTGCTGGCCAAGGAGCTCGGCGCCCACCGGGCGATCCACTTCGACCTCTCCAACGCCTGCGCCGGCATGCTCAGCGGCGTCTACCTGCTGGACCGGATGATCCGGGCCGGCATCGTGCGCAACGGCCTGGTGGTCAGCGGCGAGCAGTGCACCCGGGTGGCCCAGACCGCCGCCCGCGAACTGGTCGACTCCTACGACCCGCAGTTCGCCTCGCTGTCGGTCGGCGACTCGGCGGTCGCCGTGGTGCTGGACCGCTCGGTCGACGAGGCGGACCGGATCCACTACGTGGACCTGATGACCTCCTCCGAGTTCTCCCACCTGTGCCTGGGCATGCCCAGCGACCAGAGCGAGGGCATCGCCCTCTACACCGACAACAAGAAGATGCACAACAAGGACCGGCTGCGCCTGTGGCCGGCCTTCCACGGTGGCCAACTCGCCAAGCAGGGAAGCACGTTCGCCGACGAGGCGTTCGACTACGTGATCCAGCACCAGGTGGGCACCCGCTTCGTGGACTTCGTGAACCAGACCGGGGCCAGTGAGTTCGACAGCGAGATGCCCGAATCCCTCACCGGGGTCGAGGTGTTCGGCAACACCGCGACCACCTCCCACTTCCTGGTCCTGCACCAGCACCTGACGGAGGGCACCGCCCGCCAGGGAGCCAAGTACCTGATGGTTCCGGCCGCTTCCGGAATCGTCACCGGTGCCCTGTCCGCGACCATCACCAACCTGGGGGTGTGACCGATGACCACCGTCATCAAGGCCGCCACGACCACCACCGCGCCGGCCGACGAGGCCGCCAGCGCGGTACTCCTCGCCGGGCGCGCCGCCCAGGACTGCCTGACCGAGGCCCGGTTGTCACCGGAGGCGGTGGGCGTGCTGATCAACGTCGGCGTGTACCGCGAGAACAACACCTTCGAGCCCGCCATCGGCGCCATGGTGCAGAAGGAGGCGGGCATGAACCTGGACTACCTGGCCCACCCGGTGCCAGGTGCCGCCGCCTTCTCCTTCGACCTGATGAACGGCGCCTGCGGGGTGCTGAACGCGATCCAGGTCGCCCAGGCGCTGCTGACCACCGGCAGCACCGAGCGGGTCCTGGTCACCGCCGCCGACGTGCACCCGAGCGGTCGGGCCGCGCTGGACGCCGACTACCCGTACGCCGACCTCGGCGCCGCGCTCCTGCTGGAGCGCTCGGCGCAGAGCGAAGGCGGCTTCGGACGGGTCCAGCTGGCCGGCTCCCAGAGCGCCTCGGCCGTGGCCGGATACCTGCCGACCGCCGGCATGGGCAGCACCGGACGCGGCCGGATCACCGTTCGCCAGGACGAGGGCTTCGCCGAGCAACTGCTCGACCTGGCCGCCGGGACGACGCTCGAGTACGCCAAGGCCGAGGGGATCGACCTGCACCGCACCCTGGTGGTCAGCTCCCGCCCGACCCCGGACTTCGGCACCCACCTGGCCGCCCGCCTCGGCCTGCCCGCCTTCCTGGTGCTCACCCCCGAGGTGCCGCAGGGCCGCACCGGCCTGCCGCACACCGCCGCCCCGATCCTGGGCTATCTGCAGGCCCTGGAGCAGGGGCTGCCGGCGGACGTGGACCAGTTCCTGTTCGTCGCCGCCGGCGCCGGACCGAGCGTCGCCTGCGTGAGCTACCGTCCGCAGGAGGGAAGTTGAGCATCACACAGGAGTCGGTCAGCGCGGACCTCGGCCTCGCCGAGCAGCTGGCACGCAACGCCAGGGCCTTCCCCGAGAAGACCGCGATCAGCTACCCGGACGGGAAGGAGGCCGACGGCAGCATCCGCTACCGGGAGCTGATGTATGGTCAACTGCAGAGTGACATCGAGCAGTTGTCGGCATCCCTCGCCATACTCGGGATCGGGCACGGCACCCGGACGGTGCTGATGGCCGCGCCGGGTCCGGATCTGTTCGCACTGCTCTTCGCACTGCTGCGCAACGGCGCCGTGCCGGTCGTGGTCGACCCCGGCATGGGGATCCGGCGGATGCTGCACTGCTACCGGGCCGTGGGTGCCGAGGCGTTCATCGGGCCGCCGCTCGCCCACGCGGTTCGGGTGCTGGGCCGAGGAGCCTTCGCCGAGGTCCGCACCAACGTCACGCTGGGGCGGCGCTGGGGATGGGGCGGCCGGACCCTGGCAGAGCTGCGGGCAGCCGGGCGCAGGCTCACCCAGGGCACGCCAACCCCTCGACCCGCGCCTGCGTCTGCGCCCGCGCCCGCGGTTCGGGGCGAGGACCTGATGATGATCGGGTTCACCACCGGCAGCACCGGGCCCGCCAAGGGCGTGGAGTACACCCACGAGATGCTGGCGGCGATGGCCCGCGCCGTGCAGAGCGCGCACGGACGCCACCGGGACGAGGTCTCGCTGGTCACGCTGCCGCTGTACGGCGCCCTGGACCTGCTCTTCGGCTCCACCCTGGTACTGGCCCCGGTGGCGCCCACCAAGGTCGGCAAGGCCGACCCGGCACTGCTGGTGGCGGCGATGACCGAACATCGCGCCTCCACGATGTTCGCCTCACCCGCACTACTGCGGCTGCTGGGCGGCTATCTGACGAAGAGTCAGAACACGACCGGAGCAACCGAACTGCCCGATCTGCGCAGTGTGGTCTCCGGCGGCGCCCCGGTACCCCCCGAGGTGGTCGCCGAGCTGCGCCAGGTGCTCGACGAGAAGAGCGCGATCCACGTGACCTACGGCGCCACCGAGGCGCTGCCGATCACCTCGATCGAGTCCGCCGAGATCCTGGGCGAGACCGCCGCCCGGACACCGCTGGGCGCCGGCAGCTGCGTGGGCCGACCCGTACCCGGCACCGAGGTGCGGATCGTCCAGGTCTCGGACGACCCGCTACCGGGCTGGCACACCGGCCTCGCGGTCGCGGACGGGACGGTCGGCGAGATCGTGGTGGCCGGCGCCTCGGTCAGCGCCCGCTACCACGCCGCCCCGAAGGCCGATGCCGCGCACAAGATCCACGACGAGGCCTCGGGCCTGACCTGGCACCGCACCGGCGACCTCGGCTACCTCGATGCCGAGGGCCGCCTGTGGTTCTGCGGGCGCAAGACCCAGCGGGTCCGCACCGCCACGGGTGACCTGCACACCGTGCGCTGCGAGGGCGTGTTCAACGCCCATCCACTGGTGCGGCGCACGGCGCTGGTCGGCGTCGGCGAGCCGGGCGCGCAGCGACCGGTGGTCTGTGTGGAGACCGAGGAGGGTGTCACGCACGCCCAGTGGACCTCGCTGGTACCGGAGTTGTGCACGCTGGCCGCCGGCAGCCCGCAGACCACCGGGCTCGACACCTTCCTGCGCCACCCCGGGTTCCCGGTCGACATCCGGCACAACGCCAAGATCGGCCGCGAGCAGCTGGCCCGCTGGGCCGCACAGCAGCTCACCCCACGTCCCGGGCGCATCTGGGCACTGCGCGCGATTCCGCTGGTCGGCTGGGCCTACCTGGCGGCCGGGCTGATCCATCCGGTCGACCAGCCGGTGCTGGTCGCGATCTGGTGGATCGATGCCTTCCTGAGCCTGGTGGTGCACGCCGCGCAGATCCCGCCGGCGCTGCCCCACGGGCGGGCAGCCGGCTACGGTCCCTGGGCCAGCGCGGCGCTCACCATGCTGTACGGCGCCACCTGGTGGCGGCAGTTGCCGGCCCCGGGCGCTCCCAGGCGGGCGCATCGGGCGCAGTGGGTGCCCGGTGCTTCGAAGGAGGTCGCGCGATGAAGGTCCTGGTGACCGGCGCGTCCGGATTCCTCGGCGGGCACCTGGTCGACGGCGCGCTGCGGGCCGGGCACGAGGTGCGCGCCCTGGTCCGCCCGAGCAGCGACATCTCCCGGCTCGCCACCCTGCCCGGCCTGGAACTGGTC
It includes:
- a CDS encoding glycosyltransferase family 2 protein; its protein translation is MTATLETPPAHRSSALGSYENAQPPAAYREPGRLAVWGGRAALAGGGAGIAWYQPGPLLPLATLLLGVCLAWVGGWHGRSLRLIALALAVYVSAVDYLSWRLSVLSWSGWWIGLPLFLAELHAAVHTVGLHVTIWPRRPEPPRLDQLPCRQPVFVFVPTVDEGTAIVGETLAGILAARERYLAEHPHASITVVVCNDGGVAGADCSAAVIALCERLGVICVTRTVGGGAKAGNIEHARQLLGATGDALLVVFDADQVPREEFFLRSLAPLADSRVGWVQSGQFYGNRENPVARWADDQQSLFYRLLCPGKALHDSAFICGTNVVLRAAALDEIGGLPTDSVTEDFAASIRLAPRWRSVYLTEVLAVGLGPVDLASYLKQQERWARGTLSVLRSHWRDLLLPRRGGLRAGQRLQYGLAVTHYLSGIRDLVFLLAPVLYLATGATGVRGATLGSFLAHFAPYYLLASVAFAHAAWRTTSWRSIVVGFGSFPALIRAAWMTLIGNHGRFTLTPKRRTAGSAWRTARWHLVSLSACAGALVLAVTVHRQPAYYLAAFWLAYLCVLTGLYLSLVRQDARAAAAPAAEASVARVVRGEEPRPVGRGPRHRARQLPPRVRKMLPAGALACVLAVVAGSAVVSSAGDARASAGPAPTALPGRPRVGLTSVTDSQLAMLQKSLGLTSMGLRGRTDEIDAQFDTGWATAAGAGGGVPWQTLVLSRHGQPQLDSSLTAVANGSDDAALRRWAREIARYAKPVYLTVLPEADRNYAASSAVARGGIPQDVGPAWSRIRQLFHDAGATNVGWVWGPADPGHDQPYTPPAQAVDAVAVTLFEYPGTSWADPARALASAAAAHPGKPLLVDVSLAGAPEQRAAWLEQLGAALAARRDVAGLVYQETGPELDPSGAAAHRWSLTADPLTAEAAGRLLRTIAIAGGS
- a CDS encoding glycosyltransferase family 39 protein, whose amino-acid sequence is MTVTTVAKGADRAVGDAAASLLGRFAASRQWVAARSRIPLFGLLMLQAALSWRLDNSAFQDESLYLYAGHRELAQLLHHTPTFDNYSAYFSGAPFLYPVLGALADHVAGLAGARALSLLFMLATTGLLHALTRRLFGRPAALLAAAVFAVTGPTLFLGHLATYDAMALFLLALAAWAAVRTAALPALTAALVAPPLVLAAFTKYAALLYLPTVLALVVLAAVPGRGWWRGLLRGALVLAAAAGCGYGVIALAGRSFVAGVRSTTTARQSGTDPTGLLVRHSVEYGGAVFLLAIAGAVLLVRHRPAGAAGRPGRFALGLLLTGTALLAPAYQIHLHTLTSLHKHVGYGLFFAAPMAGYALSRLLGSRLHDPRRLGLALASCLLVAGLGIQQSAQLFRQWPDATGLVQALRTQVRPITGRYLAEESEVPRYYLRDLVQPYQWSGTYFFDYTDKKGRHYTGVPAYKAAIADRYFDLIVLRYGPTAALDRQIDGDLTAGHGYQLIAKVRADSGYGSGTWFVWRADGT
- a CDS encoding 3-oxoacyl-ACP synthase III family protein, which produces MTSDVGYSRFEALGAYLPPAIQSTPDLVASVAQVPDVPLERITGVRERRVYDPRPEAGEDSYGLALKAAEDALAHSRYQGAELDVVISTSITRFKDGDDFYFEPSFAALLAKELGAHRAIHFDLSNACAGMLSGVYLLDRMIRAGIVRNGLVVSGEQCTRVAQTAARELVDSYDPQFASLSVGDSAVAVVLDRSVDEADRIHYVDLMTSSEFSHLCLGMPSDQSEGIALYTDNKKMHNKDRLRLWPAFHGGQLAKQGSTFADEAFDYVIQHQVGTRFVDFVNQTGASEFDSEMPESLTGVEVFGNTATTSHFLVLHQHLTEGTARQGAKYLMVPAASGIVTGALSATITNLGV
- a CDS encoding fatty acid CoA ligase family protein, which gives rise to MSITQESVSADLGLAEQLARNARAFPEKTAISYPDGKEADGSIRYRELMYGQLQSDIEQLSASLAILGIGHGTRTVLMAAPGPDLFALLFALLRNGAVPVVVDPGMGIRRMLHCYRAVGAEAFIGPPLAHAVRVLGRGAFAEVRTNVTLGRRWGWGGRTLAELRAAGRRLTQGTPTPRPAPASAPAPAVRGEDLMMIGFTTGSTGPAKGVEYTHEMLAAMARAVQSAHGRHRDEVSLVTLPLYGALDLLFGSTLVLAPVAPTKVGKADPALLVAAMTEHRASTMFASPALLRLLGGYLTKSQNTTGATELPDLRSVVSGGAPVPPEVVAELRQVLDEKSAIHVTYGATEALPITSIESAEILGETAARTPLGAGSCVGRPVPGTEVRIVQVSDDPLPGWHTGLAVADGTVGEIVVAGASVSARYHAAPKADAAHKIHDEASGLTWHRTGDLGYLDAEGRLWFCGRKTQRVRTATGDLHTVRCEGVFNAHPLVRRTALVGVGEPGAQRPVVCVETEEGVTHAQWTSLVPELCTLAAGSPQTTGLDTFLRHPGFPVDIRHNAKIGREQLARWAAQQLTPRPGRIWALRAIPLVGWAYLAAGLIHPVDQPVLVAIWWIDAFLSLVVHAAQIPPALPHGRAAGYGPWASAALTMLYGATWWRQLPAPGAPRRAHRAQWVPGASKEVAR